Proteins found in one Arthrobacter sp. U41 genomic segment:
- a CDS encoding pyridoxal phosphate-dependent decarboxylase family protein: MSAPEEGYSDALAAAARHARQWLESQQTRHVGPRVTAADLAADFGGPLPRDGTPAAEVVDYLATKAEPGLMAMPSGRFFGWVIGGTLPAALAADWLVSAWDQNAGLRFATPATAAIEEAAGTWLLELLGLPEESDVGFATGATMANFTGLAAARWRLMTDAGWDLDVDGLFGAPRIRCFVGRERHDTIDLGLRYLGLGRPTVVPADRQGRINPWELDRALAGAVEQASAAGAGPAPLLVCLQAGNLHSGAFDPFLEAIAIAKAHGAWVHVDGAFGLWAAAVPELAALTAGLQGADSWGTDAHKTLNVPYDCGIVVVRDARALRSAMGVHTSYLIQDADGAADPFETVPELSRRARGVPVWAALKSLGRNGVEAQVRGLVLYARQLAEQLSALDGVEVLNDVDYTQVSLAFGDDATTRAVTARIIEDGRVWMSGSRWRDRDILRISVSNWSTDDADVAVAVDAIRDALAAVRGGPN, translated from the coding sequence ATGTCAGCACCTGAAGAAGGCTACAGCGACGCCCTGGCGGCTGCGGCCCGGCACGCACGCCAGTGGCTGGAGAGCCAGCAAACACGGCACGTCGGCCCGCGCGTAACCGCGGCGGACCTCGCCGCGGACTTCGGCGGTCCGCTGCCCCGGGACGGAACGCCGGCGGCGGAGGTCGTGGACTACCTGGCAACGAAGGCCGAGCCCGGGCTGATGGCCATGCCCTCCGGGCGGTTCTTCGGCTGGGTCATCGGCGGCACCCTGCCGGCGGCGCTGGCCGCAGACTGGCTGGTCAGCGCCTGGGACCAGAACGCCGGGTTACGTTTCGCCACCCCGGCGACGGCGGCCATCGAGGAGGCCGCCGGCACATGGCTGCTTGAGCTGTTGGGGCTTCCCGAAGAGTCCGACGTCGGCTTCGCCACCGGCGCCACGATGGCGAACTTCACCGGACTGGCCGCGGCGCGCTGGCGCCTGATGACCGACGCCGGCTGGGACCTCGACGTCGACGGTCTCTTTGGTGCGCCCCGGATCCGCTGCTTCGTGGGCCGGGAACGGCACGACACGATCGACCTCGGCCTGCGGTACCTGGGGCTCGGCAGGCCCACGGTGGTCCCCGCGGACCGGCAGGGCCGGATCAACCCGTGGGAGCTGGACCGCGCCCTGGCCGGCGCCGTGGAACAGGCGTCAGCCGCCGGAGCCGGCCCGGCCCCGCTGCTGGTCTGCCTCCAGGCCGGTAACCTGCACTCCGGCGCCTTTGATCCCTTCCTGGAGGCCATCGCCATCGCCAAAGCACACGGCGCCTGGGTCCACGTGGACGGGGCGTTCGGGCTCTGGGCCGCCGCCGTGCCGGAGCTTGCCGCCCTGACCGCCGGCCTGCAGGGTGCCGATTCCTGGGGCACCGACGCGCACAAGACCCTCAATGTGCCATACGACTGCGGGATCGTGGTGGTCCGGGATGCCCGGGCTCTGCGTTCGGCCATGGGCGTTCACACCAGCTACCTGATCCAGGACGCGGACGGCGCGGCGGACCCGTTCGAGACGGTTCCGGAGCTGTCCCGCCGGGCCCGCGGGGTGCCCGTCTGGGCCGCGCTGAAATCGCTGGGCCGGAATGGCGTCGAGGCCCAGGTCCGGGGGCTGGTGCTGTATGCCCGGCAACTGGCGGAGCAGCTGTCCGCGCTGGACGGCGTCGAGGTGCTCAACGACGTCGACTACACCCAGGTCTCGCTGGCCTTCGGCGACGACGCCACGACCCGTGCGGTCACGGCCAGGATCATCGAGGACGGCCGGGTCTGGATGTCCGGATCGCGTTGGCGGGACCGGGACATCCTGCGGATTTCCGTAAGCAACTGGAGCACGGACGACGCCGACGTGGCAGTCGCCGTCGACGCCATCCGGGACGCCCTGGCGGCGGTCCGCGGGGGCCCGAACTAG
- a CDS encoding aminoglycoside phosphotransferase family protein has protein sequence MSQSADVPIPPDLSRRYSGSTTGRDWLASLPRLIRHSLDQWQLELDLAPGALPWNGHGAIVIPVRQRAGGDADSSSSASANTRTTAVSSTNTGSTAASAASTRSAASTAAAMAGAAVLKVAFPHDEALLEPHALALWSGRGAVRLLANDPGAGTVLLERLDAARSLQDAPMDLALPVWGGLIRRLSLVPDDRPEWREFSHVAARAEQWSDELPESWEQLGRPFPRWLLEAALEVCQTRGAVGRRSGRDVLVHTDLHFLNVLARSDRGAPDRGAPRGRTPEGAPEPADGWAAIDPQPMIGEAEFAVAPLLWNRIPELPRADPQRGLLERCRDFSLAAGLDAEVARQWSLAREVENALGYASKPRHEGHLARSLWVASTLAGRTLPDLPAPHELPAPGQDLH, from the coding sequence ATGAGCCAGTCCGCAGACGTCCCGATCCCGCCCGACCTCAGCCGCCGCTACAGCGGCAGCACGACCGGCCGCGACTGGCTGGCCTCCCTCCCCCGGCTGATCCGGCACAGCCTGGACCAGTGGCAGCTCGAGCTTGACCTCGCGCCGGGCGCACTGCCGTGGAACGGCCACGGGGCCATCGTGATCCCGGTGCGCCAACGCGCCGGCGGCGACGCTGACTCCAGCAGCTCCGCCAGCGCCAACACCCGGACCACAGCCGTCTCCAGCACCAACACCGGGTCCACGGCCGCATCCGCCGCCAGCACGAGGTCCGCCGCCAGCACCGCCGCGGCAATGGCAGGGGCTGCCGTCCTGAAAGTCGCCTTTCCGCACGACGAAGCCCTTCTGGAACCGCACGCCCTGGCCCTCTGGAGCGGGCGCGGTGCGGTGCGGCTGCTGGCCAATGACCCCGGTGCCGGCACGGTGCTGCTGGAGCGCCTGGACGCCGCCCGGTCCCTCCAGGACGCACCGATGGACCTGGCGCTTCCGGTGTGGGGCGGACTGATCCGCCGGCTGAGCCTGGTCCCGGACGACCGGCCGGAATGGCGGGAGTTCAGCCACGTGGCAGCCCGCGCCGAGCAGTGGAGCGATGAGCTGCCGGAGAGCTGGGAACAGCTGGGCCGCCCTTTCCCGCGCTGGCTGCTGGAAGCCGCGCTGGAGGTCTGCCAGACCCGCGGGGCTGTCGGGCGCCGCTCCGGACGCGATGTCCTGGTCCATACCGACCTGCACTTCTTGAATGTCCTGGCCCGGTCCGACCGCGGCGCACCCGACCGCGGCGCACCGCGGGGCCGCACACCCGAGGGCGCGCCGGAGCCGGCCGACGGCTGGGCCGCCATCGATCCGCAGCCCATGATCGGCGAGGCGGAATTCGCGGTGGCACCCTTGCTGTGGAACCGTATCCCTGAGCTCCCGCGGGCGGATCCGCAACGGGGCCTGCTGGAGCGCTGCCGGGACTTCAGCCTGGCCGCGGGCCTCGACGCCGAGGTGGCCCGGCAATGGAGCCTGGCCCGCGAGGTGGAGAACGCCCTCGGGTATGCCTCGAAGCCCCGCCACGAAGGCCACCTTGCCCGGTCGCTCTGGGTGGCCAGCACCCTCGCCGGCCGCACGTTGCCGGACCTCCCGGCGCCGCACGAGTTGCCGGCGCCGGGCCAGGACCTGCACTAG